In one window of Maribacter sp. BPC-D8 DNA:
- a CDS encoding NAD(P)H-dependent flavin oxidoreductase yields the protein MQNRITELFKIEFPIIQGGMIWTSGWRLASAVSNAGGLGVIGSGSMYPDVLREHIQKCKKATSKPFAVNVPMLYPDIDKLMDIIIEEDVKIVFTSAGNPKTWTSILKEKGITVVHVVSSLKFALKAQEAGVDAIVAEGFEAGGHNGRDETTTLVLIPAVKEKITIPLIAAGGIATGKAMLAAMVLGADGVQVGSRFVASVEASNHTSFKEVVVNAKEGDTHLTLKELAPVRLVKNKFYNEVQKAYADGATAEELKTLLGRGRAKKGMFLGDLEDGELEIGQVSALIHDIKPAGEIVKKLMSEFQERKAELSNF from the coding sequence ATGCAAAATAGAATTACCGAACTTTTCAAGATAGAATTCCCTATTATTCAAGGAGGAATGATTTGGACCAGCGGATGGCGATTAGCTAGTGCTGTATCAAATGCCGGAGGTTTAGGAGTTATTGGTTCCGGTAGTATGTATCCTGATGTTTTGCGTGAGCATATTCAAAAATGCAAGAAGGCGACTTCGAAACCTTTTGCGGTTAATGTACCTATGTTGTATCCTGATATTGATAAATTGATGGATATTATTATAGAGGAGGATGTAAAAATTGTATTTACATCTGCAGGAAATCCGAAAACATGGACATCCATCCTAAAAGAAAAAGGAATTACTGTTGTACATGTAGTGAGTAGTTTAAAGTTTGCATTGAAAGCTCAGGAAGCCGGAGTAGATGCTATTGTTGCAGAAGGCTTTGAAGCAGGCGGACATAATGGTCGGGATGAAACAACAACTTTAGTATTAATACCTGCAGTGAAAGAAAAAATAACTATTCCTTTGATTGCGGCGGGAGGCATAGCAACAGGCAAAGCAATGTTGGCAGCGATGGTTTTAGGCGCTGACGGAGTGCAAGTAGGTAGTCGATTTGTAGCAAGTGTAGAAGCATCGAATCATACTAGCTTTAAAGAAGTTGTCGTAAATGCCAAAGAAGGTGATACTCATTTGACATTAAAAGAATTGGCACCCGTTCGTTTAGTGAAAAACAAATTTTATAACGAAGTTCAAAAAGCATACGCTGACGGAGCAACTGCCGAAGAGTTGAAAACGCTCTTAGGCAGAGGTCGTGCCAAAAAAGGCATGTTCTTAGGTGACTTAGAAGATGGCGAGCTAGAAATAGGTCAAGTATCTGCTTTAATACACGACATAAAACCGGCTGGCGAAATTGTTAAGAAGCTGATGAGTGA
- a CDS encoding fasciclin domain-containing protein yields MKNLGKILKSTAMVMLLVFAASCSDDDNDDPVIIVEEDNIVEAAQKTSSLSSLVSALTKADESANNDLITALSSEGQFTVLAPTNDAFSSLLARLDGFDTLDDFNNEQLQDLLATILKYHVVSGAAVSSGDLTEGQSITTLQGETLTVSIADGVTFTDAADEMAMVTTADVETENGIVHLIDKVLIPQEALDALSDVLLSSITDLAISVPSLSILVEALVAADEELPTLLAGEGPFTVFAPTNEAFEAFLMDNNFSSLDEIPTDVLTQVLLNHVVAGTNLSTDLSTGYVSSLSTAGPDDANLSMFINIEDGVVINGVSTVTAADNKAINGVVHIVDAVIGLPNIVDHAIANPNLTSLVGALTADGNTTFTTLLSDSETDFTVFAPLNSAIDSFTNPSNNDINSILANHVISGAAADAASLSNTYFNTAATNVDGDNLSIYVNVDDGVTLNGISSVAAADIVATNGIIHAVDTVIDLPNVVTFATADPNFSSLVGALTAEGQPDFVSVLSTATGTEPAPFTVFAPTNGAFADLAAVPSGDVLTAVLNHHVIAGANIVSSDLSSGLVSPATLEGDTLTFTIDGDGNVTITDGSGNAEIGIIAVDVQANNGVIHAIDTVMIPDTTN; encoded by the coding sequence ATGAAAAATCTAGGTAAAATTTTAAAATCTACAGCTATGGTAATGCTGTTAGTTTTTGCTGCTTCTTGTAGCGATGATGACAATGATGATCCAGTAATTATCGTTGAAGAAGACAACATAGTAGAGGCTGCACAAAAAACAAGTTCTTTGAGTTCTCTAGTATCAGCACTTACAAAAGCTGACGAAAGTGCAAATAACGATTTAATTACAGCTTTAAGTAGCGAAGGTCAATTTACAGTTTTAGCACCGACCAATGATGCTTTTTCAAGCCTATTAGCTCGATTAGATGGATTTGACACATTAGATGATTTTAACAATGAGCAATTACAAGACTTATTGGCTACAATTTTAAAATATCATGTGGTATCTGGAGCAGCTGTAAGTTCTGGTGATCTAACTGAAGGACAATCTATTACTACTTTACAAGGTGAAACACTTACTGTTAGTATAGCGGATGGAGTTACTTTTACCGATGCCGCAGACGAAATGGCTATGGTAACTACAGCTGACGTAGAAACCGAAAACGGAATAGTACATTTAATCGATAAAGTATTGATTCCTCAAGAAGCCTTAGATGCACTAAGTGATGTCTTATTGTCTTCTATTACCGACTTAGCTATATCAGTACCAAGCTTAAGTATATTAGTAGAAGCTTTGGTTGCTGCAGATGAAGAATTACCAACTTTATTGGCTGGTGAAGGTCCTTTTACGGTATTTGCACCAACAAACGAAGCTTTCGAAGCTTTCTTGATGGATAATAATTTTAGCAGCCTTGATGAGATTCCGACAGATGTACTCACACAAGTTTTATTGAACCATGTGGTTGCAGGCACTAATTTATCTACTGATTTGTCTACCGGATATGTTTCATCTCTTTCAACTGCGGGTCCTGATGACGCAAATCTTAGTATGTTTATAAATATAGAAGATGGCGTTGTTATTAATGGTGTTTCTACTGTTACCGCTGCAGATAATAAAGCTATAAACGGAGTAGTTCATATTGTTGATGCTGTAATAGGTTTACCTAATATCGTAGATCATGCTATTGCAAACCCTAACTTAACATCTTTAGTAGGTGCTTTGACAGCAGACGGTAATACAACTTTTACAACATTACTATCTGATTCAGAAACTGACTTTACCGTATTTGCCCCTTTAAATTCTGCTATTGACAGTTTTACAAATCCATCAAATAATGACATCAATAGTATTTTAGCAAACCACGTAATTTCTGGCGCAGCTGCAGATGCAGCAAGTCTTTCTAATACATATTTTAACACTGCCGCGACCAATGTAGATGGTGATAATCTAAGTATTTATGTGAATGTTGATGATGGCGTTACATTAAACGGAATAAGTTCTGTGGCTGCAGCCGATATCGTTGCTACTAACGGAATTATACATGCAGTAGACACAGTTATAGATTTGCCAAATGTGGTAACTTTTGCAACAGCTGACCCTAACTTTAGTTCTCTTGTAGGCGCATTAACTGCTGAAGGTCAACCAGACTTTGTAAGTGTTTTAAGTACTGCTACAGGTACAGAACCTGCTCCTTTTACAGTATTCGCACCTACTAACGGAGCGTTTGCAGACTTAGCAGCAGTACCAAGTGGAGATGTGTTAACTGCTGTATTAAATCATCATGTTATTGCTGGCGCAAATATTGTTTCTAGCGACTTGAGTAGCGGATTAGTTTCTCCCGCGACTTTAGAAGGTGACACCTTAACTTTTACTATTGATGGTGATGGCAATGTTACCATTACAGATGGTTCGGGTAATGCAGAAATCGGTATTATCGCGGTTGATGTTCAAGCTAATAATGGTGTTATACATGCTATCGACACTGTTATGATACCAGACACAACAAACTAA
- a CDS encoding DUF3820 family protein, translating into MEINPDKQKLIELAHYRMPFGKYKGKYLIDLPEPYLVWFNQKGFPDGKLGDLLRSMLEIKTNGLESIIRKIQKHFPKETR; encoded by the coding sequence ATGGAAATTAATCCAGATAAGCAGAAGTTAATAGAATTGGCACACTACCGAATGCCATTTGGTAAGTATAAGGGTAAGTATCTTATCGATTTACCAGAGCCATATTTGGTGTGGTTTAATCAAAAAGGATTTCCTGATGGTAAATTGGGAGATTTATTGCGTTCTATGTTAGAAATCAAAACAAACGGCTTAGAATCGATAATTCGAAAAATACAAAAACATTTTCCTAAAGAAACCCGTTAA
- a CDS encoding CTP synthase, translating into MAQTKYIFVTGGVTSSLGKGIIAASLAKLLQSRGYKTTIQKLDPYINVDPGTLNPYEHGECYVTDDGAETDLDLGHYERFLNVRTSQANNVTTGRIYQSVIEKERRGEFLGKTVQVVPHITNEIKERVQLLGKSGEYDIVITEIGGTVGDIESLPYIEAVRQLLWELGDNNAIVIHLTLVPYLSAAGELKTKPTQHSVKTLMESGIKADILVCRTEHEISNEIKDKLALFCNVKREAVIQSIDASTIYDVPLLMQEEGLDTVTLQKLALPNTVAPDLGRWNEFLARHKNPKDEVTIGLVGKYVELQDSYKSILESFIHAGAANEVKVNVKSVHSEYITAANCESKLKGLDAILVAPGFGERGIEGKVKAVEYARINKIPFLGICLGMQMAVIEYARDVLGLKNANSTEMDEKTPDPVISIMEEQKTITDKGGTMRLGAWDCDLKDGSLVKKMYNGASQISERHRHRYEFNNAYLEQLENAGLMATGFNKETNLVEIVELKDHPWFIGVQYHPEYKSTVANPHPLFVGFVKAALEHKKSQTNATLA; encoded by the coding sequence ATGGCACAAACCAAATACATCTTCGTTACGGGAGGCGTTACTTCATCACTAGGAAAAGGCATCATTGCTGCATCTTTGGCGAAATTACTGCAATCTCGCGGCTACAAAACTACCATTCAAAAGCTAGATCCTTACATTAATGTAGATCCAGGAACCTTAAACCCTTACGAGCATGGCGAATGTTATGTAACTGATGACGGTGCAGAAACAGATCTAGATTTAGGTCATTACGAGCGTTTTCTAAATGTTCGAACTTCTCAAGCCAACAATGTTACTACCGGTAGAATTTACCAAAGCGTAATTGAAAAAGAACGTAGAGGAGAATTTTTAGGTAAAACGGTACAAGTAGTTCCTCATATTACAAACGAAATAAAAGAACGTGTACAGCTACTAGGTAAAAGCGGTGAATATGATATCGTTATTACTGAAATTGGTGGTACGGTAGGTGATATTGAATCTTTACCATATATAGAAGCAGTTCGTCAACTTCTTTGGGAGCTAGGTGATAACAATGCTATTGTTATTCATTTAACGCTAGTACCTTATTTATCTGCTGCAGGTGAGTTAAAAACAAAACCTACGCAACACTCTGTAAAAACATTGATGGAAAGTGGTATAAAAGCCGATATTCTTGTGTGTAGAACAGAACATGAAATTTCTAACGAGATAAAAGATAAACTGGCGCTTTTCTGCAATGTAAAGCGTGAAGCGGTTATACAAAGTATCGATGCATCTACTATTTACGATGTGCCATTATTAATGCAAGAAGAAGGTTTAGACACCGTAACCTTGCAGAAATTGGCATTGCCAAATACTGTAGCTCCAGACTTAGGTCGTTGGAACGAGTTTTTGGCAAGACATAAGAATCCGAAAGATGAAGTTACTATTGGTCTAGTAGGTAAATATGTAGAACTGCAAGATTCTTATAAGTCTATTTTAGAGTCATTTATACATGCCGGAGCTGCGAACGAAGTGAAAGTAAATGTAAAATCTGTTCATTCAGAATATATTACAGCTGCGAACTGCGAAAGTAAATTAAAAGGATTGGATGCTATTTTGGTAGCACCAGGTTTTGGTGAGCGTGGTATTGAAGGTAAAGTGAAAGCTGTTGAATATGCGCGTATTAATAAAATTCCGTTTTTGGGTATCTGCTTAGGTATGCAAATGGCCGTTATTGAATATGCCCGTGATGTATTAGGACTTAAAAATGCAAATTCTACAGAGATGGATGAGAAAACTCCTGATCCTGTAATTAGCATTATGGAAGAACAAAAGACCATAACCGATAAAGGTGGTACTATGCGTTTAGGTGCGTGGGACTGTGATTTGAAAGATGGTAGTTTGGTTAAAAAAATGTACAACGGTGCTTCTCAAATATCTGAACGTCATCGTCATAGATATGAATTCAATAATGCTTATTTAGAGCAATTAGAGAATGCAGGTCTTATGGCAACAGGTTTCAATAAAGAGACTAATTTGGTTGAAATTGTAGAGTTAAAGGATCATCCTTGGTTTATTGGCGTGCAATATCACCCAGAGTATAAGAGTACCGTAGCTAATCCGCATCCATTATTTGTGGGCTTCGTTAAGGCTGCTTTAGAGCACAAAAAGTCACAAACTAATGCCACATTGGCATAA
- a CDS encoding hydroxypyruvate isomerase family protein, with product MKRRNFIGTSAAASVGFLTTSAAAASDKNLETDAKLKYNINHSVCYWCYGSIPFEDFLKNLVELDIRSIDLVGPDEFPLLKKYNIHASMCWGAGMGIEKGFNDLSLHEELIADYERVIPLVAEAGYTNLICFSGNRNGMNDLVGLRNCALGLKKLMPLAEKHGVVLQMELLNSKVNHKDYMCDTSEWGVSLCEAIGSEHFKLLYDIYHMQIMEGDIIRNIEDYHQYYGHYHTGGNPGRHEIDETQEIFYPAVMKAILKTGYTGHVAQEFVPSWDDKIAALKQGVTICDV from the coding sequence ATGAAAAGAAGAAATTTTATTGGAACCTCAGCGGCTGCCTCTGTCGGATTCTTAACTACTTCAGCAGCAGCGGCAAGCGATAAAAACCTTGAAACTGATGCTAAACTAAAGTACAATATTAACCATAGTGTTTGTTATTGGTGCTATGGAAGTATCCCTTTTGAAGATTTTCTTAAAAATTTAGTAGAATTAGATATCAGATCGATTGATTTAGTTGGACCAGATGAATTTCCACTTCTTAAAAAATATAATATTCACGCCTCTATGTGTTGGGGTGCAGGTATGGGCATAGAAAAAGGCTTTAACGACCTTTCTTTACATGAGGAGTTAATTGCCGATTACGAGCGCGTAATACCCTTAGTGGCAGAAGCAGGCTATACCAACTTGATCTGTTTTAGCGGAAATAGAAACGGAATGAACGATTTAGTCGGGTTGCGAAATTGCGCTTTAGGTCTTAAAAAACTTATGCCATTGGCAGAAAAGCATGGCGTAGTTTTACAGATGGAACTGCTAAATAGTAAGGTAAATCATAAAGATTATATGTGCGACACCTCTGAATGGGGCGTATCGCTATGCGAAGCTATTGGTTCTGAACATTTTAAACTGCTTTATGATATTTACCACATGCAAATTATGGAAGGTGATATCATTAGAAATATTGAAGATTACCACCAATATTACGGACACTACCATACTGGCGGAAACCCTGGTAGACACGAGATAGATGAAACTCAAGAAATTTTCTACCCTGCAGTAATGAAGGCTATTTTAAAAACCGGATATACGGGACACGTAGCGCAAGAATTCGTACCCAGCTGGGATGATAAAATTGCTGCACTAAAACAAGGAGTTACTATTTGTGATGTGTGA
- the mnmA gene encoding tRNA 2-thiouridine(34) synthase MnmA has translation MKKVVIGLSGGVDSSVAAYLLKEQGYDVIGLFMKNWHDDSVTISEECPWLEDSNDALIVAEKLGIPFQTVDLSAEYKERIVDYMFREYEMGRTPNPDVLCNREIKFDVFMKIAMQLGADYVATGHYCRKGTLHNSDGSETYQLLAGKDGNKDQSYFLCQLSQEQLSKTLFPIGELTKPEVREIAKKMELITADKKDSQGLCFIGKVRLPEFLQQQLKPKTGKIVEVPAAFESYERAIPSFSDKSAELEFYAEKPVYHLTDGKIVGEHQGAHYFTKGQRKGLHVGGTKEPLFVIDTDVNENVIYTGQGKAHPGLYRRTLFVKDEEIHWVRTDLALKIDEKLEVKARIRYRQELQEATIYRVEGGMYVDFKEMQSAITEGQFVAWYIEDDLIGSGVIS, from the coding sequence ATGAAAAAAGTAGTAATAGGACTTTCTGGAGGAGTAGATTCGAGCGTAGCAGCATACTTGCTAAAAGAGCAAGGTTATGATGTTATAGGCTTGTTTATGAAGAATTGGCATGATGATTCGGTAACGATATCAGAAGAGTGTCCGTGGTTAGAAGATAGCAACGATGCATTAATTGTAGCTGAGAAACTAGGAATACCGTTTCAAACAGTTGATTTAAGTGCGGAGTATAAAGAGCGTATAGTAGATTATATGTTTAGGGAATATGAAATGGGACGTACTCCAAACCCTGATGTACTGTGTAATAGGGAAATCAAGTTTGATGTCTTTATGAAAATTGCCATGCAATTAGGGGCAGATTATGTTGCCACAGGTCATTATTGTAGAAAAGGAACACTACATAATTCTGATGGTTCTGAAACATATCAATTACTGGCAGGAAAAGATGGTAATAAAGACCAATCTTATTTCTTATGCCAGTTATCGCAAGAGCAATTATCAAAAACATTATTTCCGATAGGGGAGTTGACCAAGCCTGAGGTAAGGGAAATTGCCAAAAAAATGGAACTGATTACTGCAGATAAAAAAGACTCACAAGGTTTATGTTTTATTGGTAAGGTTAGATTACCAGAGTTTTTACAACAACAGCTAAAACCTAAAACGGGTAAAATTGTTGAGGTTCCTGCAGCTTTTGAGAGTTATGAAAGAGCTATACCATCGTTTTCAGATAAAAGCGCTGAGTTAGAATTTTATGCAGAAAAACCGGTCTATCATTTAACTGATGGTAAAATTGTAGGTGAACACCAAGGGGCGCATTACTTTACAAAAGGGCAGCGTAAAGGGTTGCATGTAGGTGGTACAAAAGAACCGTTATTTGTCATAGATACAGATGTTAATGAAAATGTTATTTACACAGGTCAAGGCAAAGCACACCCTGGTTTGTATAGAAGAACGTTGTTTGTAAAGGACGAAGAAATACATTGGGTGCGTACAGATTTAGCTTTGAAGATTGATGAGAAACTAGAAGTAAAAGCACGTATTAGATACCGTCAAGAATTGCAAGAAGCTACTATTTATAGAGTAGAGGGTGGTATGTATGTTGATTTCAAAGAAATGCAATCTGCAATTACCGAAGGTCAATTTGTAGCATGGTATATTGAAGATGACCTTATAGGGTCGGGTGTAATTTCTTAA
- the yidC gene encoding membrane protein insertase YidC, translated as MEEKKFDVQSIIGFVLIFGILIFMFYQNQPTPEELEAEKAKQEQVEAAKASEDSEIETVINDVPQLDLQDSTAVANYQGKLGAFGFTKPSNDITTLENDVLLLKISNKGGQIVEAKMKQFVTYDSVPVYLVKDGNASFGLDFATSDNRTLNTQDLYFEPTMTNDNGNQVLSLKAKTSSNQYLEYRYVIKPNDYLVDFTIKSKGLDNVISSSKPVQLDWKLKAIRHSKSIQYENRYTRLTYNHEDGKISKLSEGSDDEETEEDVKWISYRQHFFSSILAADQPFKSGDLTSVNLVEEESRTFGFTKEYASALPVELEGGEISKDLHWYFGPTDVDTLSKYEDLGLVDSIPFGWGIFGWINRYVFTPFYSLISTYFPYGIAIIIMTILVRLAMSPVTYKSYLSQAKMKVLKPEITELGEKYKDNAMKKQQETMKLYGKAGVSPMSGCIPAVIQMPIFYALFMFFPTSFALRQKSFLWADDLSSFDTIYQFPEGFSIPFYGDHVSLFPILASIAIFFYMMMTTGQNMPTQPGMPNMKFIMYLMPFMMLIFFNNYASGLSLYYFVSNTITIGIMLVIKNFILDNDKIHAQIQENKKKPKKENKFQKKMREMMEQAEAQKKK; from the coding sequence ATGGAAGAAAAGAAATTTGACGTACAATCCATAATTGGCTTCGTGCTTATCTTTGGAATACTCATCTTCATGTTTTACCAAAACCAACCAACTCCAGAAGAGTTAGAGGCAGAAAAGGCAAAGCAAGAACAAGTAGAAGCTGCGAAGGCATCAGAAGATTCAGAAATAGAAACTGTTATTAATGATGTACCACAGTTAGATTTACAAGATTCTACTGCAGTTGCCAATTACCAAGGTAAACTTGGTGCTTTTGGTTTTACAAAACCTTCTAATGATATTACTACGTTAGAGAACGATGTTCTTTTATTGAAAATCAGTAATAAAGGTGGGCAGATCGTAGAAGCGAAAATGAAACAATTCGTTACTTACGATTCTGTACCGGTTTATTTGGTAAAAGATGGTAATGCTTCTTTCGGATTAGATTTTGCAACTTCTGATAATAGAACATTGAATACTCAAGATCTGTATTTTGAGCCGACAATGACAAATGATAATGGCAACCAAGTATTGTCATTAAAAGCGAAAACTTCGAGCAATCAATATCTTGAATATAGATATGTGATTAAGCCAAATGATTATTTGGTTGACTTTACGATCAAGTCAAAAGGCTTGGATAATGTAATAAGTTCTAGCAAGCCAGTTCAATTAGATTGGAAGTTAAAAGCAATTCGTCACTCTAAAAGTATACAGTACGAGAATAGGTATACACGTTTAACTTATAATCATGAAGATGGTAAAATAAGTAAGCTTTCTGAAGGTAGTGATGATGAAGAGACTGAAGAAGATGTAAAGTGGATTTCTTATAGACAACACTTTTTTAGCAGTATTCTAGCAGCAGATCAGCCTTTTAAAAGTGGTGATCTTACTTCTGTTAATTTAGTAGAAGAAGAAAGTAGAACTTTCGGTTTTACGAAAGAATATGCATCTGCATTACCGGTAGAATTGGAAGGCGGAGAAATATCTAAAGATTTACATTGGTATTTTGGTCCTACAGATGTTGATACTTTATCTAAGTATGAAGATTTAGGTTTGGTTGATTCTATTCCTTTTGGATGGGGTATTTTCGGTTGGATCAACCGTTATGTATTTACACCTTTCTACTCTTTAATTAGCACATATTTTCCTTATGGTATTGCTATAATTATTATGACGATTTTAGTTCGTTTGGCAATGTCACCGGTTACATATAAGTCTTATTTGTCTCAAGCGAAGATGAAGGTGTTGAAGCCTGAAATTACTGAGCTAGGGGAGAAGTATAAAGACAATGCAATGAAAAAGCAGCAAGAGACCATGAAATTGTATGGTAAGGCTGGTGTGAGTCCCATGAGTGGTTGTATACCGGCAGTTATACAAATGCCTATATTTTATGCGCTATTCATGTTCTTTCCAACATCATTTGCGTTACGTCAGAAATCATTCTTATGGGCAGATGACCTTTCTTCTTTTGATACGATTTATCAATTTCCAGAAGGATTCTCTATTCCGTTTTACGGAGATCACGTTAGTTTGTTTCCAATATTAGCATCTATCGCTATATTCTTTTACATGATGATGACAACAGGTCAGAACATGCCAACACAACCAGGTATGCCGAACATGAAGTTTATCATGTACCTAATGCCTTTCATGATGTTGATTTTCTTCAATAATTATGCGAGTGGATTGAGTTTGTACTACTTTGTTTCTAATACCATTACTATCGGTATCATGCTGGTCATTAAGAATTTTATTCTCGATAATGATAAAATTCATGCCCAGATACAAGAGAACAAGAAGAAACCGAAGAAAGAAAACAAGTTCCAAAAGAAAATGCGTGAAATGATGGAACAAGCAGAAGCGCAGAAGAAAAAGTAA